One Carbonactinospora thermoautotrophica genomic window, GCGGTGAGCACCCAGGGGCCGTCGTCGGTCAGGGCGACGGTGTGCTCGAAGTGCGCGGAGTAGCTGCCGTCCCGGGTCTTCACGGTCCAGCCGTCGTCCAGCAGCACGGTGTGCCGGGAACCCAGGTTGATCATCGGCTCGACCGCCAAGACCATGCCCTTCACCAGCTTGGGCCCGCGCCCGGGACGGCCGTAGTTCGGCACCTGCGGATCCTGGTGCATCTCAGTGCCGATGCCATGCCCGACGTACTCCTCGACGATGCCGTACCGGCCCTGCGAGCGGACGTACGACTCGATGGCGTGGCCGATGTCGGTCAACCGGCCACCCGGCCTGGCAGCGGCGAGGCCACGCCACAGCGCCTCCTCGCAGACCCGGATCAGCTCCCGGAGTTCGGGGGTGACCTCCCCGACTGGGACGGTCACCGCCGAGTCGCCGTGCCAGCCGTCCAGGATCGCCCCGCAGTCGATCGAGAGGATGTCGCCCTCACGTAGCACCCGCTTGCCGGGGATGCCGTGGACGATCTCGTCGTTGACCGAGGCGCAGATGGTGGCCGGGAACCCGTGGTAGCCCAGGAACGAGGGGATTGCGCCGGCCTTGCGGATGGTCTCCTCGGCCAGCGCGTCCAGCTCCGCGGTGGTCACGCCCGGAGCGACCGCCTGCTTCAGCACCTCCAGCGTGTGCGCGACCACCAGCCCGGCCTCACGCATCTTCGCGACCTGGGCCTCGGTCTTGTACTGGATCATCGGTCTCTTGCGCCTCATCAGGAGCGGCTGAACGGGCGTAGCGCCGTGATCGCCCGCTCGGTGACCTCGTCCACCGGGCCGGCGGCGTCGATGCCCACGAGCACCCCGCGCTCGGCGTAGAACCCGATCAGCGGGGCGGTCTGCTCCTGGTACACCTCCAGCCGGTGCCGGATCGTCTCCTCCCGGTCGTCGTCCCGTTGGAACAGCTCGCCGCCGCAGTGGTCGCACACCCCCGGCTTCGTCGGCGGGTCGAAGTCCACATGCCAGACGTGGTTGCACTTGCGACAGGTCCGACGGCCCGAGAGGCGGCGCACCACCTCGTCGTCGTCCACCACCAGCTCCAGAACGACGTCGAGCTTGGTGTCCATCTCGAGGAGCATCTCGTCGAGCACCTCGGCCTGGCGGACGTTTCGGGGGAACCCGTCGAGCAGGAAGCCGTCGACGGCGTCGTCTTGCGCGAGCCGGTCCTTGACCATCGCGATGGTGATCTCGTCCGGGACCAGATCACCGGCGTCCATGTACTTCTTGGCTTCCTGGCCGAGGGGGGTTCCTTGGCTCACGTTCGCGCGGAAGATGTCGCCCGTCGAGATCTTGGGGATCGACAGGTGACTGGCGATGAACTGGGCCTGGGTCCCTTTCCCTGCACCGGGCGGCCCCACGAGAACGATACGCACTACCGCAAGAACCCCTCGTAGTTACGCTGCTGGAGCTGGCTTTCGATCTGCTTCACGGTCTCCAGCCCCACACCGACGATAATCAGGATGCTGGTTCCACCGAACGGGAAGTTCTGGTTGGCCTGCGGGATGACCGACAACGCGATCATCGGGATGAGCGAGACGAGCGCCAGGTACAGCGAACCTGGCCAGGTCAGCCGCGTCAGGATGTAGTCGAGGTACTCCGCGGTCGGTCGGCCCGCCCGGATACCCGGGATGAAACCACCATACTTCTTCATGTTGTCGGCGACTTCCTGCGGGTTGAAGGTGATCGCCACGTAGAAGAACGTGAAGAAGATGATCAGCACGAAGTACGCGGCCATGTAGACCGGGTGATCGGCCTGGACGAAGTACCGCTCGATCCAGGTCGCCCATTTCGGCCGGTCCTGGCCCATCAGGTTGACGACCAGCGCCGGGATGTACAGCAGCGACGAGGCGAAGATGACCGGGATGACACCCGCCTGGTTGACCTTCAGCGGAATGTAGGTGGACGAGCCACCGTACATCCGCCGCCCGATCATCCGCTTGGCGTACTGGACCGGGATCCGCCGCTGCGCCTGCTCGACGAAGACGACCGCGGCCACGATGAGCAGACCGATACCGATGACTGCGAAGAACACCGGCCAGCCGTCGCCGTACTGGCTGCCTTCCTTGATCGCCCACAGGCTGGCCGGGAAACCGGCCGCGATCGAGGTGAAGATCAACAGCGACATGCCGTTGCCGACCCCGCGATCGGTGATCAGCTCACCGAGCCACATGATGATCGCCGTGCCCGCCGTCATGACGAACACCATGACGATGGTCCCGAAGACACCGACGTCGGAGTAGATGACGTTCTCCGGGCAGTTCGGGAACAGCTGGCCCGCCCGCGCCGTCGCGATGATGCCCGTGGACTGCAGCACGGCCAGGGCCACGGTGAGGTACCGGGTGTACTGCGTCAGCTTGGCCTGACCGGCCTGGCCTTCCTTCTTCAGCGCCTCGAACCGCGGGATCACCACCGTCAGCAACTGGATGATGATGCTCGCGGTGATGTACGGCATGATGCCCAGCGCGAAGATCGAGAGCTGGAGCAGCGCGCCACCGCTGAAGAGATTGACCAGCGCGAATAGCTGGTTGTCCTGGAGCGCGGGCGCCAGGCACTTGTTGACGGCTGTAAGGTCCACACCCGGAGCGGGGATCTGCGACCCGAACCGGAAGAGGGCGATGATGCCCAGTGTGAACAGCAGTTTCTTGCGCAGGTCGGGCGTACGGAACGCCCGGGCGAACGCGGTGAGCACGGTCCCTCCTGCGCCTCACCCGGAAGGCGGGCTGATCATCATCGGACGGTTGGGGTGACCTTCGCGGACAGCCCGGTGGCTTGGGTCGCGGACCCCGTCCACCGCACCGTCAAGAGAAGGCATAGACCCTACGGACAATAACAGCCCTCGGGGTCAGGGTAGATGAATACCACCACCGCTCGTGTGACGTGTGGCAAGAGCCACATCTTGACCGGTGATGCGCTGATAGGCCAATGGGGGCGCCATACGGGTGCCCCCATTGGCCTACCCCGCCGAGCTCCTACAGCTTCGTAACCGTCCCGCCGGCGGCGGTGATCTTCTCCTTCGCCGCGCCGGAGAAGGCGTGCGCCTTCACCTGCAGGGCGACGTTGATCTCACCGTCACCGAGGACCTTCACGAGCCGGCCCTTGCGCACCGCGCCCTTGGCGACCAGGTCCTCGACGGTGACCTCGCCGCCTTCCGGATACAGCTCGGCGAGCTTGTCAAGGTTCACGACCTGGTACTCGGTGCGGAAGGGGTTCTTGAAGCCCTTCAGCTTGGGCAGCCGCATGTGGAGCGGCATCTGCCCACCCTCGAAGCGGGCCGACACCTGATGACGGGCCTTCGTGCCCTTGGTGCCGCGACCCGCCGTCTTACCCTTGGACGCCTCACCGCGACCCACGCGGGTCTTCGGCTTGTTGGCGCCCCGGGCCGGACGGAGGTGGTGGACCTTCAACGTCATATCAGTCGACCTCCTCGACGGCGACCAGATGGGTCACCGTCGCGACCATTCCCCTGATCTCGGGGCGGTCCTCCTTGACCACCACGTCGCCGATGCGCTTGAGGCCCAGCGATCGCAGGGTGTCCCGCTGGTTCTGCTTCGTGCCGATGGTGGAACGGACCTGGGTCACCTTCAGTCGTGCCATCTCATGCCCCCACTCCGGCGCGCGCCCGCAGCAGCTGCGGAGGCGCGACCTCCTCGAGCGGCAGACCACGGCGAGCCGCGATCTCCTCGGGCCGCATGAGCTGCTTCAGCGCAGCGACGGTCGCGTGCACGATGTTGATCGGGTTCGACGAACCCAGCGACTTGGAGAGCACGTCGTGGATGCCCGCGCACTCCAGCACGGCACGCACCGGGCCACCGGCGATGACACCGGTACCGGGGCTGGCCGGCTTGAGCAGCACGACACCCGCGGCCTCCTCGCCAAGCACCGGGTGCGGGATGGTGCCGCCGATACGGGGGACCTTGAAGAAGTGCTTCTTGGCCTCCTCCACACCCTTGGCGATGGCGGCCGGCACCTCCTTGGCCTTGCCGTACCCGACACCTACGGTGCCGTCGCCGTCACCCACCACGACCAGGGCGGTGAAGCTGAAGCGGCGACCACCCTTCACGACCTTGGCGACGCGGTTGATGGCGACGACACGCTCGACGTAGGCGGTCTTCTCGGTAGCGGTGCTCTCACCGCGACGGTCGCGGCGATCCCGCTTCTCACCGCCGGCGCCGCCACCGCGGCGCTGGGGTCCTGCCATCAGAAGTCCCTCTCGGTAACTGTCGTCTTTCCCTTGTCCTGTTCGTTTGCTCGCTTCCCCGCCCACGCACGGCTCCGCCGGCCTTCATCCTCCGGTCCAGAAACCGTGTTCCGCGGGGGACACCCCCACGTTCCCGCGCGGGGGTGTCGCAAGCGCCGAGCAGCCGTCATCAGAACGCCAGGCCGCCCTCGCGTGCGCCCTCGGCAACAGCCGCCACGCGACCGGTGTACTTGTTGCCACCCCGGTCGAACACGACCGCCTCGATGCCGGCGGCCTTCGCCCGTTCCGCGAGCAGCTTGCCGACCTCGCGCGCCTTGTCGGTCTTGGTCGCCTGCATCGCCCGCAGGTTGTCCTCCATCGTGGAGGCGGACACCAGCGTGTGCCCGGCGTAGTCGTCCACGACCTGGGCGAAGACGTGGCGCAGCGAGCGGGTCACGACCAGGCGAGGACGCTCCGGAGTGCCCGTGACCTTCTTCCGCACGCGAAGGTGCCGGCGAGCGCGGGCGGCACGCTTGTCAGTGCCCCGGACCTGCTTCAGACCAGCAGCCATTGCTTACCTACCAGCCTTTCCGACCTTGCGGCGGATGACCTCGCCCTCGTAGCGCACACCCTTGCCCTTGTACGGGTCCGGCTTGCGCAGCTTACGGATGTTCGCCGCGACCTCACCGACCTTCTGCTTGTCGATGCCGGAGACGACGAACCTCGTCGGGGACTCGACCGTGAACGTGATCCCCTCGGGCGCCGTGACCGTGACCGGATGGCTGAAACCAAGCGAGAACTCCAGGTCCGAGCCCTTGGCCTGAACCCGGTAGCCGACGCCGTGGATCTCGAGCCGCTTGCTGTAACCCTGGGTGACACCGGTGATCATGTTGGCCACCAGCGTCCGGGTCAGGCCGTGCAGCGCCTTGACCTTGTTCTCGTCGTTCGGACGGACGACACGAAGCTGCCCGTCCTCCTTCACCACCTCGATCGGGGCGACAACAGTGTGGGTGAGTTCGCCCTTCGGCCCCTTCACCGTGACCGTCCGGCCCTCGATCGTGACGTCCACGCCCGAAGGGATCGGGATGGGCAGCCGACCGATACGCGACATCTGGCTGTACCTCCCTTCCCTACTCACCAGATGTAGGCGAGGACTTCCCCGCCCACGCCCTTCTTCTGGCACTGCCGGTCGGTCAGCAGCCCCTGCGAGGTGGAGATGATCGCCACCCCGAGGCCGCCGAGGACGCGCGGCAGGTTCGTGGACTTCGCGTACACCCGCAGACCGGGCTTCGAGACCCGGCGGACGCCCGCGATCGAGCGCTCGCGGTTCGGACCGTACTTCAGCTCGAGGGTCAGCGTCTTGCCGACCTTCGCGTCCTCGACGCGCCAGCCCGCGATGTAACCCTCCTGCTTGAGGATCTCCGCGATGTGCGCCTTGATCTTGCTGTACGGCATAGACACGGTGTCGTGGTATGCCGCGTTCGCGTTCCGCAGACGCGTGAGCATGTCTGCGATCGGGTCTGTCATGGTCATGGCCAAGGGCCTCTCTCACCGGGGTTTCCCGTCCCGTTGCTCGGGACGGGACCTACGGCGTTCGAAGGGACACTTGCTTGTCGGCAGCTCACCACGAGCTCTTGGTGACGCCCGGCAGCTCGCCCGCGTGCGCCATCACGCGGAAGCAGATCCGGCACAGGCCGAACTTCCGGTAGACGGAGTGCGGCCGGCCGCACCGCTGGCACCGGGTGTAGGCGCGCACCTTGAACTTGGGCTTGCGCTGGGCCTTGATGATCAGGGCCTTCTTCGCCACGGTCAGGACTCCTTGTCGCGTTCCTCAGCCGCCCGTCGGACGACCGTCACGCTTCCTTGAACGGGAAGCCGAGGTGCCGCAGGAGGGCCAGGCCCTCCTCGTCGTTCTTGGCAGTGGTCACCACGGTGATGTCCATACCGCGGACCCGGTCGATCTTGTCCTGGTCCACCTCATGGAACATGCTCTGCTCGGTCAGGCCGAACGTGTAGTTCCCGTTGCCGTCGAACTGCTTCGGCGACAGACCGCGGAAGTCCCGGATCCGGGGCAGCGCGAGGGTCAGCAGCCGGTCCAGGAACTCCCACATCCGGTCGCCGCGCAACGTCACGTGGGCGCCGATCGGCTGACCAGCGCGCAGCTTGAACTGCGCGATGGACTTCTTGGCCCGCGAGATCGCCGGCTTCTGGCCGGTGATCGCGGCGAGGTCCCGCACAGCGCCCTCGATCAGCTTGGAGTCACGGGCAGCCTCACCGACACCCATGTTGACCACGATCTTGGTCACCATGGGCACCTGGTGGATGTTCTTGTACCCGAACTCCTCGCGCAGCTTGCCGAGGATCTCCTCGCGGTACCGCTGCTTGAGCCGCGGAACCGGACGCTCAGTCACAGTCGTCGTCATCAGATGTCCTCACCGGTCCGCTTGGCGTACCGGATCTTGTTGCCGTTCTCGTCGAAGCGGTAACCCACGCGGGTCGGCACCTTCTTGCCCTCGTGCTCCACGACCAGCATCACGTTGCTGACGTGGATCGGGGCCTCCTGCGTGATGATGCCGCCGGTCTTCGCACCCCGGGCGGTCTGGCCCACCTTGGTGTGCTTCTTGATCCGGTTCACGCCCTCGACGAGCACACGCTGCTCGCGCGGGTACGCGGCGATGACCCGGCCTTGCAGGCCCTTGTCCTTGCCAGAGATGACCTGGACCAGGTCACCCTTCTTGATGCGCATCGGCTTGGCTCGCTTGCCCGCCATGCTCAGAGCACCTCCGGCGCCAGCGAGATGATCTTCATGAACTTCTTCTCACGCAGCTCGCGGCCGACCGGGCCGAAGATGCGGGTCCCGCGGGGTTCACCGTCGCCCTTGAGGATGACGGCGGCGTTCTCGTCGAAGCGGATGTAGGAGCCGTCGACACGCCGGCGCTCCTTGGTGGTCCGCACGACGACCGCCTTGACGACATCGCCCTTCTTGACGTTGCCACCGGGGATCGCGTCCTTCACGGTGGCGACGATGACATCGCCGATACCCGCGTAGCGCCGACCCGAGCCCCCGAGGACACGGATGCAGAGCAGTTCCTTGGCACCCGTGTTGTCGGCGACCTTGAGTCGCGACTCCTGCTGGATCACGTCTAACTCCTGATCGTCAGGTCAGCCCGATCCCAGTACGCGGGACTGAACTACTTCGCCTTCTCGAGGATCTCGACGACGCGCCAGCGCTTCGTCGCCGACAGCGGCCGCGTCTCCATGAGGAGCACGCGGTCGCCGACGCCGCACTGGTTGTGCTCGTCGTGCGCCTTCAGCTTGGAGGTACGGCGGATGACCTTGCCGTAGAGCGGGTGCTTGACCCGGTCCTCGACAGCGACGACGACGGTCTTGTCCATCTTGTCGCTGACGACATAGCCCTCGCGGGTCTTGCGGAAGCCCCGCCGCTTGGTCTGCTCGGTCACGTTGTTCGCTGCCTTCTCGGTCATGCCGCGCCCTCCGTGGTCTCCACGGTGGAGATGCCGAGCTCGCGCTCGCGCAGAATCGTGTAGATGCGGGCGATGTCCTTACGGACGGCCTTGAGCCGGCCGTGGTTCTCCAGCTGGCCCGTGGCCGCCTGGAACCGGAGGTTGAACAGCTCCTCCTTGGCCTCACGCAGCTTCGTGAGGAGTTCCTCATCCGTGAGGTTCCGCAGCTCGCTCGGCTTGGTCCCGGCAGCCATCACGCTTCACCTGCCTCGCGCTTGATGAACCGCGCCTTGATCGGGAGCTTGTGGATCGCCCGGCGCATGGCCTCGCGGGCCACCGGCTCCGGGACACCGGACAGCTCGAACATGACGCGGCCAGGCTTGACGTTCGCGACCCACCACTCCGGGGAGCCCTTACCGGAGCCCATCCGGGTCTCGGCCGGCTTCTTGGTCAGCGGGCGGTCCGGGTAGATGTTGATCCAGACCTTGCCGCCACGCCGGATGTGCCGGGTCATCGCGATACGCGCGGACTCGATCTGACGGTTGGTGATGTACCCGGGCTCCAGCGCCTGGATCCCGTACTCACCGAACGCGATCTTCGTACCGCCCTTCGCCATGCCGGAGCGCTTCGGGTGGTGCTGCTTGCGGTGCTTGACCCTACGCGGGATCAGCATGGTGAGGTCAGCCCTCCTTCGCGGCGTTCTGCTCAGTGGTCGCCGCGGCCTGGTTGCTCGTGGCCTCAGTGACCCGGGTGGGCGGGTTGGTCTGCTGGGTCGCCTCGGGCGCCTGCTGCTGGCCCTGCTGACCGGCGCGGCCCTTGCCGCCGGGGCGGCGGGAGCGGGGCGGACGGCTCGGACGGCCGGCGCGGGCGGACTGCGCGGCCGCTTCACGCTCAGCCCGCAGGCTCGTCACGTCGCCCTTGTAGATCCACACCTTCACGCCGATCCGGCCGAAGGTGGTCCGGGCCTCATAGAAGCCGTAGTCGATGTTCGCCCGCAGGGTGTGCAGCGGCACGCGGCCCTCGCGGTAGAACTCCGACCGGGACATCTCAGCACCGCCGAGCCGACCCGAGCACTGCACCCGGATGCCCTTGGCGCCCGCCTTCATCGCGCTCTGGATGGCCTTGCGCATGGCCCGCCGGAACGAGACCCGGCTGGACAGCTGCTCGGCCACGCCCTGTGCGACGAGCTGGGCGTCGATCTCCGGATTCTTGACCTCGAGGATGTTGAGCTGGACCTGCTTGCCGGTCAGCTTCTCGAGGTCGCCGCGGATCCGGTCGGCCTCCGCACCGCGGCGGCCGATGACGATGCCTGGCCGGGCGGTGTGGATGTCGACGCGGACACGGTCCCGTGTGCGCTCGATCTCGACCTTGGAGATGCCCGCGCGTTCCATGCCCTGCGTCATCATCCGCCGGATGGCCACGTCTTCCTTGACGTAGTCCTTGTACAGCTTGTCGGCGTACCACCGGCTCTTGAAGTCGGTGGTGATACCCAGGCGGAACCCGTGCGGGTTGACCTTCTGCCCCACTAGCGGGTCCTCCTCTTCTGGTTGTTCGGCTTGCTCTTCGACGCCGCGGCGGGACGCGACTCGACGACCACGGTGATGTGGCTGGTGCGCTTGCGGATCCGGTACGCCCGACCCTGGGCGCGCGGGCGGTACCGCTTGAGGGTCGGGCCCTCGTCGACGTACGCCTCGCTGACCACGAGCGTGGCCGGGTCGAGCTGCTTGTTGTTCTCGGCGTTGGCGACGGCGGAGGCCAGCACCTTGCTCACCGGCTCGGTGGCTGCCTGCGGTGCGAACCGCAGCACCGCCTGAGCCTCGTCCACGGGCAGGCCACGGATGAGGTCGATCACGCGGCGGCACTTGTACGGCGACATGCGCACGTACCGCGCCTGCGCGAGAGCGGCCGTCGCCGGAAGCTTCTTGGCCTTGTTCTCAGCCACGGCGGGACCTCCGGTCTTCCTTGACGTGGCCGCGGAACGTCCGGGTGGGCGCGAACTCGCCGAGCTTGTGCCCCACCATCGCCTCGGTGATGAACACGGGGACGTGCTTGCGGCCGTCGTGAACGGCGATCGTGTGCCCGATCATGGCCGGCACGATCATCGAACGCCGGGACCAGGTCTTGATGACGGTCTTGGTGCCCTTCGCGTTCTGCTCCTCCACCTTCTTCATGAGGTGGTCGTCCACGAAGGGACCCTTCTTCAGGCTGCGCGGCATCTCGGACCTTGCTCCTAGCGCTTCTTGTTGGCCTTACGGCGACGGACGATGAACTTGTCGCTCGGCTTCTTCGCCCGCCGGGTACGGCCCTCGGGCTTGCCCCAGGGACTCACCGGGTGACGACCACCGGACGTCTTGCCCTCACCACCACCGTGCGGGTGGTCGATCGGGTTCATCGCGACGCCTCGGACCGAGGGACGCTTGCCCTTCCACCGCATCCGGCCGGCCTTGCCCCAGTTGATGTTCGACTGCTCGGCGTTGCCGACCTCGCCGACCGTCGCGCGGCAGCGCACGTCGACGTTGCGGATCTCGCCCGACGGCATCCGCAGCTGGGCGTACGGGCCCTCCTTCGCGACCAGCTGCACGCTGGCGCCGGCCGCGCGGGCGATCTTGGCGCCGCCGCCCGGACGCAGCTCGATGCAGTGCACGAACGTGCCGACCGGGATGTTCCGCAGCGGCAGGTTGTTGCCCGGCTTGATGTCCGCCTGCGGACCGTTCTCGACGATGTCGCCCTGCTTCAGCTTGTTCGGCGCGATGATGTAGCGCTTCTCGCCGTCGAAGTAGTGCAGCAGCGCGATGCGCGCGGTGCGGTTCGGGTCGTACTCGATGTGCGCGACCTTCGCCGGCACGCCGTCCTTGTCGTCGCGGCGGAAGTCGATGACCCGGTACGCCCGCTTGTGACCACCGCCCTGGTGGCGGGCGGTCACGCGGCCGTGGTTGTTGCGGCCGCCCTTGTTGTGCAGGGGACGGACCAGCGACTTCTCCGGCTCCGACCGCGTGATCTCGACGAAGTCGGCAACGCTGGCGCCACGACGGCCCGGCGTCGTCGGCTTGTACTTGCGGATGCCCATGTTTCAGATCCTCGCGCTCAGTTCGTCACTCGGTCAGGAGACCGGTCCACCGAAGATGTCGATCCGGTCGCCTTCGGCCACGGTCACGATGGCGCGCTTGGTGTCCTTACGCTTGCCGTAACCGAAACGGGTGCGCTTGCGCTTGCCCTGCCGGTTGATGGTGTTCACGTTCTTGACCTTGACGCCGAACACCTTCTCGACCGCGATCTTGATCTCGGTCTTGTTGGCCTCCGGGTGGACGAGGAACGTGTACTTGTTCTCGTCCAACAGGCCGTAGCTCTTCTCGGAGACGACGGGGGCGAGCAGGATGTCGCGCGGGTCGCGGTTCAGGTTCACTGGGCGGCCTCCTCGCTCTCGGCGACCTCGCTCTCGCGGGCCACGGCGGTCACCGACTTGCCCTTGGGCGAGCCGCTGATGAACCGCTGGAACGCGGCCTCGGTGAACACCACGTCGTCCGAGACCATCACGTCGTACGTGTTGAGCTGGTCCGGGGCGATCAGGTGCACCTCGGGCAGGTTCCGCAGGCTCTTCCAGGTCAGCTCGTCGTCCCGCTCGACGACCACGAGCACGTGCTTGCGCTCGGTCAGCCGCCGGAGCGCCTGCAGACCGGCCTTGGTCGACGGCACGTCACCCTCGATGAAGGACGACACCACGTGCACGCGGCCGTTGCGCGCCCGGTCGGTCAGCGCGCCGCGCAGCGCGGCCGCCTTCATCTTCTTCGGCGTCCGCTGCTCGTAGTTGCGCGGCGTCGGGCCGTGCACGGTGCCTCCGCCGGTGAACTGCGGCGCCCGGATCGAGCCCTGGCGGGCCCGGCCGGTGCCCTTCTGGCGGTACGGCTTCTTGCCGCCGCCGCTGACCTCGCCACGGGTCTTGGTGTCGTGTGTACCCTGGCGCGCCGCGGCGAGCTGTGCCACCACGACCTGGTGGATCAACGGCACGTTGACCTGGACGTCGAAGATCTCCGCCGGGAGCTCGACCGTGCCGGTGATCTCGCCGGCGGGCGACAGAACGTTCACAGTGCTCATTCGGCGGCCCCCACAGGCTGAGCGGCCTTGGCCGCGGTCTTCACCAGGACGAGCCCGCCGTTCGGACCGGGGACGGCACCCTTGATCAAGAGGATGCCCTTCTCCGCGTCCACGGCGTGAACGGTCAGGTTCTGCACGGTCACGCGCTCGCCACCCATCCGGCCGGCCATCCGCAGGCCCTTGAACACGCGGCCCGGCGTGGCGCACGCGCCGATCGAACCCGGCGAGCGGTGCTTGCGCTGGGTACCGTGCGAGGCGCCCAGACCGCCGAACCCGTGGCGCTTCATGACACCCGCGGTGCCCTTGCCCTTGCTGGTGCCGACGACGTCGACCTTCTGGCCGGCTTCGAAGATGTCGACCGTGATCTCCTGGCCGAGCGTGTACTCGCTCGCGTCGTCCGTACGCAGCTCGACGAGGTGACGTCGCGGAGTCACCCCGGCCTTCTCGAAGTGACCGGCGAGCGGCTTCGTGACCTTGCGCGGGTCGATCGCGCCGTACGCGATCTGGACGGCTGAGTAGCCGTCCTTCTCGGGGGTACGTACCTGGGTCACGACGCAGGGCCCGGCCTTGACCACGGTCACCGGAACGACGCGGTTGTTCTCGTCCCAGACCTGGGTCATGCCGAGCTTCTCGCCCAGGACGCCCTTAATCTGCTTGGCCATCGCGGTGCGTCCCTCAGAGCTTGATCTCGATGTCGACACCGGCCGGCAGGTCGAGCCGCATCAGCGAGTCGACCGTCTTCGGCGTGGGGTCGAGGATGTCGATGAGGCGCTTGTGCGTGCGCATCTCGAAGTGCTCGCGCGAGTCCTTGTACTTGTGCGGCGAGCGGATGACGCAGTACACGTTCTTCTCAGTCGGCAGCGGCACCGGGCCCGCGACCTGCGCACCCGTGCGCGTCACCGTCTCGACGATCTTCCGCGCCG contains:
- the rplW gene encoding 50S ribosomal protein L23, with the protein product MNLNRDPRDILLAPVVSEKSYGLLDENKYTFLVHPEANKTEIKIAVEKVFGVKVKNVNTINRQGKRKRTRFGYGKRKDTKRAIVTVAEGDRIDIFGGPVS
- the rplB gene encoding 50S ribosomal protein L2, whose product is MGIRKYKPTTPGRRGASVADFVEITRSEPEKSLVRPLHNKGGRNNHGRVTARHQGGGHKRAYRVIDFRRDDKDGVPAKVAHIEYDPNRTARIALLHYFDGEKRYIIAPNKLKQGDIVENGPQADIKPGNNLPLRNIPVGTFVHCIELRPGGGAKIARAAGASVQLVAKEGPYAQLRMPSGEIRNVDVRCRATVGEVGNAEQSNINWGKAGRMRWKGKRPSVRGVAMNPIDHPHGGGEGKTSGGRHPVSPWGKPEGRTRRAKKPSDKFIVRRRKANKKR
- the rpsC gene encoding 30S ribosomal protein S3, which produces MGQKVNPHGFRLGITTDFKSRWYADKLYKDYVKEDVAIRRMMTQGMERAGISKVEIERTRDRVRVDIHTARPGIVIGRRGAEADRIRGDLEKLTGKQVQLNILEVKNPEIDAQLVAQGVAEQLSSRVSFRRAMRKAIQSAMKAGAKGIRVQCSGRLGGAEMSRSEFYREGRVPLHTLRANIDYGFYEARTTFGRIGVKVWIYKGDVTSLRAEREAAAQSARAGRPSRPPRSRRPGGKGRAGQQGQQQAPEATQQTNPPTRVTEATSNQAAATTEQNAAKEG
- the rpsJ gene encoding 30S ribosomal protein S10 gives rise to the protein MAGQKIRIRLKAYDHEVIDSSARKIVETVTRTGAQVAGPVPLPTEKNVYCVIRSPHKYKDSREHFEMRTHKRLIDILDPTPKTVDSLMRLDLPAGVDIEIKL
- the rpmC gene encoding 50S ribosomal protein L29; protein product: MAAGTKPSELRNLTDEELLTKLREAKEELFNLRFQAATGQLENHGRLKAVRKDIARIYTILRERELGISTVETTEGAA
- the rplV gene encoding 50S ribosomal protein L22, translating into MAENKAKKLPATAALAQARYVRMSPYKCRRVIDLIRGLPVDEAQAVLRFAPQAATEPVSKVLASAVANAENNKQLDPATLVVSEAYVDEGPTLKRYRPRAQGRAYRIRKRTSHITVVVESRPAAASKSKPNNQKRRTR
- the rpsS gene encoding 30S ribosomal protein S19, with protein sequence MPRSLKKGPFVDDHLMKKVEEQNAKGTKTVIKTWSRRSMIVPAMIGHTIAVHDGRKHVPVFITEAMVGHKLGEFAPTRTFRGHVKEDRRSRRG
- the rplC gene encoding 50S ribosomal protein L3; this encodes MAKQIKGVLGEKLGMTQVWDENNRVVPVTVVKAGPCVVTQVRTPEKDGYSAVQIAYGAIDPRKVTKPLAGHFEKAGVTPRRHLVELRTDDASEYTLGQEITVDIFEAGQKVDVVGTSKGKGTAGVMKRHGFGGLGASHGTQRKHRSPGSIGACATPGRVFKGLRMAGRMGGERVTVQNLTVHAVDAEKGILLIKGAVPGPNGGLVLVKTAAKAAQPVGAAE
- the rplP gene encoding 50S ribosomal protein L16 — translated: MLIPRRVKHRKQHHPKRSGMAKGGTKIAFGEYGIQALEPGYITNRQIESARIAMTRHIRRGGKVWINIYPDRPLTKKPAETRMGSGKGSPEWWVANVKPGRVMFELSGVPEPVAREAMRRAIHKLPIKARFIKREAGEA
- the rplD gene encoding 50S ribosomal protein L4; the protein is MSTVNVLSPAGEITGTVELPAEIFDVQVNVPLIHQVVVAQLAAARQGTHDTKTRGEVSGGGKKPYRQKGTGRARQGSIRAPQFTGGGTVHGPTPRNYEQRTPKKMKAAALRGALTDRARNGRVHVVSSFIEGDVPSTKAGLQALRRLTERKHVLVVVERDDELTWKSLRNLPEVHLIAPDQLNTYDVMVSDDVVFTEAAFQRFISGSPKGKSVTAVARESEVAESEEAAQ